Below is a genomic region from Prunus persica cultivar Lovell chromosome G3, Prunus_persica_NCBIv2, whole genome shotgun sequence.
TATTACCGACTGAAGCTTGCAATTGAGGGTTTAAGGGGGGAGACATATTTATGAGGTAAATGTCTTAATGTCCGTGAATTCACCTCACTCTGGACTTATGACTTGGGAATTCACTTTGCTCATTACTTATGTCAGGAACTCCTTGATATGAAGATGCAGACGTAGATGCTTTGCTGGGGGTACTTTATATGGTCATCCTGCCTTTTTGCTAGAGCTAGTTGGTTTAGTTATTATTGTGAGGTGTAATATTGTACAGTCTAGAAGCAGTGGCTAATTGCCTTACATGGCACACACACTGTTTCGATTTTGAAGGTTAACTATTTTGTACACCTCCATATATAAACATAGTTGCTTTTTATGGATGCTTTTGTAGCCATTGTTCACATTTTGTCTCTGTGGTTTTGGGAATCTGTTACTGGACTTACTGAAGCATACAACTTTGTTAACATTTCTCCATTTAGTTTTGACTTAGttcgttttaaataatttcGGCAGCAATTCTACTTTTCTGCTTAGCATTATGTTGTTATTTGAATTTGGAACCTCATACTGTGTTTGCTGATCTTCGCTGGAGTAGGTACCAATCACTCCTCTTTCATCTTGCATACTGGATTAGTTTCCTTGTGTATTTAGCTGCATTCGATCTGAGTGATTGTTCTCTTTCTACAGGGTATGCTAGCACCATCCTGCGTAAGAATGGTCAATTATCTGAATTGATCAGTGAACTTCAGGTACCATTTTCATGATTTGTACTCTGCTTTGCTAGTGGAACTCGCAGAACATTTGTATTTGGTGTTATTTTTGtatgagtttttaattttgtaatgcaTTTGGTAAACTAGGGTTTTGATCAGTTagatagtttatttatttcggATTTGTTTGCAGCCTTTGTTCAATGGAACCGGAGAACAATCAGAAGGTGACTTTTATGCGATCGCATCACAGGTATTGGAAAAACTGCTATAAATTTAGTGTCGAAGGATGCTTTCTCgtgttcaatttttgttttttgtaatGGATATCAATTTTTCTGTGTTACTTTATTTTAGGTGCGCCGACTGGCAGCTGTGGTCCGGCAACTAGACTCGTCACTACAGAGAGCCGTCCTGAAGGGGAATGATAGCCAAATTGCAAGGTAGCTTACTTTCTCTTCTGTGTTCAAATGAATTCTTAGCATGCTTTGTGCTTTTTCCTCTTGCTTATAACCACTCAATGAATGCATGCTCCTGCCCTGACTTTTTGGTTAAGTTGTAAAACGATTAATTCCTTACACGTATGTATTTCATAATGCAATAGAAACATTTTATACTtggttatattttttctttgatttttttaataggttTGACATCACTAATAATGCCAACAGCTACCTTGGGGGCATTGGGTTATGGTTACATGTGGTGGAAGGTATCCAGATgatatatttatgttcatattatttcatccattggttCTGTGAGTTGTTGTCTTCTTTAAGCAAATCTAATATTTGCTCTTCACAAATGGTTAGGGTCTAAAATTCTCAGATCTTGTGTATGTGACAAAGCGTAGTATGAATGCTGCTGTTTCAAAATTGCATAAACGTCTGGAGAGCGTGACAGAGGCTATTGCTGTAAGTTTCTTTTCGGCTGTCtatgccaaaaaaataaaaaaaaattcctgtTTTGTTTGAGTTTCTGTTAATGGGACCATGTTTGTTCCCAACATCAAAATAGATTTACAGCACTCATCAATATTACTTATAGAATTTGTATAAACAATTGAAATCACAATATTAAACATTCTTATGCTAGACAGAACACAAAGAAGCACCTGACACAGAGAGTCCAGAATTTGGACGATAAATTGCTAGAGCATAAATATATCGAAAAGTCGATTGTGGACAATGTATGTCATTTTCTGCATATCATGAGCTTTTAGTTctgaattcataattcaaattaaaaaacttcTAGTTTGATGAGGCTTATCGATGAAACTTCTGACATTATCAATATGGACGTAATAGGATGAATGTCGCAGCTGCTTagttgattattattattgttagtcTGTGCGCTTGTGGAAAGTAATATGTGAACgtgaatttgtaatttcaagCCATGCGGATGAtgcatttatataaaatatataacttTTGCATCTAAAATATTGTATGAGTTTTGCTTTATATGATGGGATGGTTTGGAGCTTGTCTCACCACCATGTTTGaacgaagaaaataagaataaaaggGTAAAACTAAATGTTACATATTGTGTGTGCAAAAACCAAATGTCTGTGTGCAAACACAACACAGACAATATGTAATTGCATGTTGTGTTCGCAAAAACCAAATGTCTGTGtgcaaacacaacacacacatcatgcaattgcatcttGTGTTTGCAAAAACCAAATGTCTGTGtgcaaacacaacacacacatcatgcaattgcatcttGTGTTTGCAAAAACCAAATGTCTGTGTGCAAACACAACATGCGATTACCAACATGACCTTTACTTAGTGAGATGTTACTCAATCTGCTTGTATGCATATCTGATGATTTCTGCTGAGGTTCCCATTTATGGCATgcctcttttatcttttttactttgcttttttttcttttggctggtCATATCTGTGTGCCCGGTAGATGCATTTGGCACTATGAACTGATTCGGTGGCAGTTACAAATTAACATAGGTCCTAATTCTGGAACTGCCCTTCATAAATGGCTTCATCTGTACTTAACCCAGTTGTTTTTGCAGGTCGGTCTCAACCAAGTGTTGATTGCAGTATTCTAAACAAGATGACCATACACTGTTATTTGATGTAGGTATACGTATGAGATGGCTTAGCTTTAATTGGTTTGGTTGTTCCAAGTTTTATGTACACAATCTCACAGTAACTGCCAAGTTGTTTTTCATTTCACGTATTTCTCCGTGGTATTTTTTCCCCAATATTCTGATTATGGAGATGAAGTAAATATTACTGTGGAGCTTATAGCAtgtttagtttattttgtggGCATGACTGCTGCTCTTGGTAAccctttttcttcaaactCTCTAGTTTCTGTCATCTGAAGTCTTTCCAGTCATTCAACTCAAAAAGTCTCCAACCCACTTTGGAATGGCAGAACAAGTGTTAGAAGGCCATAAATAAATAGCCACAAGTTctcatacatgtatataaaaagTGTGAAGTTGAACCCTACAGACGACAAGGGAAGAAGGAAGCTCTGTCCTATAGGTGATCCGTGAAGTAAACATGTTTATGCCACCATTCCAAACCCTCGAATTGCGCAATGGCAATATGCTCTCCTCTTGCGACTCTAAAGTAGGCAAAACACTGGTGTTGGAAGGACATGTAAAAGGGTTATTGTGCATTCTATTGTACAAGCTtgaatggattttcttttctgttgtaTTTGGCCCTTCTCTTTTGAAGCATGCCAAAAATCATCCTGGTTTTGTAATATGTGGTTTGTGCCCAATTAATTTACCGTGcatgttgcatttttgtaCCCAAAATTTGATAGCTGCCTTCTTTTGAACGACAATTCATTGAGGGAGAGAATTACTTTTCCTTTATGAATATGAATCCATGTGCAACTCCAACTATCATTGGAAAGGGTCCAAATCAATTCATGGTAATATAAGGATGGATAACAATTGTCGGGTCCATCATATTTGAATTCAGGATAACTTTCAACGAAGTGGAGACTTATTAGAGCACATGCCATTGACATACGATATAAGAGCAATATTAGGTCAATATAGGTGCACTATAGAGGCAATATTAGAGCAATATTAGAGCCCGCGGTCGTTGACGTCAGCCCTcgcgtcacgctgacgtcagctagcgcgttttcaattttttttacctttggCGTgtgcaatgcacgcgccaacggtaaaaaaatttgaaccagcGTGCGCTGACGTCAGTGCGACGCCAGCTCCAACGAGAATAAGCCACGTGTCGCCTCCCCAGCCCTCCGATCAGCATCTCCGAATCCATCCTACGGCTGAGGCCtttttgggcaataaaaatatgaaaaaaaatcgtaaattttttaaaaaaattctaaaaaattcatgaggattttttttctataaatacctataaatacccttcacttCAAANNNNNNNNNNNNNNNNNNNNNNNNNNNNNNNNNNNNNNNNNNNNNNNNNNNNNNNNNNNNNNNNNNNNNNNNNNNNNNNNNNNNNNNNNNNNNNNNNNNNATATACATACAATAGAACTACAATATTAAGTCAATCTACATACAATACATACACATTACAGACAACATTTTACACATGCAAAAGAAATCGCCACCGAACCTTAACAATACTAGCCCACGAAGGGAAAATGAAGGCAACAAAAGATTCATGTACTCGGGTGAGCTGAACTGAAGCAGCACTCACCGTTACTACAGGTCCATCAAAAGAtccatgtctttgtcctttctcCTTGCTGCATGCATGAGGCTATGATGAGCCATTCCCTCAGCACCTATATTCAGCACCTGCCAGACACCAGCTACATCAATTTCACTCCAATTGTAGTCTGGTGAGATGACCGAAGCATAATCTCGAAACATTTCGAAGCCGTTGTTGAAACATTCAACCATTTCATGGTTATATTCTTCAAATTGTGCGAATTTTTCGAcgtcatttttctttctctcttccaatttcaacttcaaggACTCTAACTCTTTGCTCCGACTTTTTGCTTTTAGAGTTTGCTTCACCTCTCCAGCGTATGCTTTGTTCAACTTGTTGGCCAAGTTTCCTATAACTTGGCCATGAATATCGCACTTACTCTCCCACCAATCCGTTGCCTTTGACATATATTGGAGGTGGTGCTTGACGGCAGAGATTTTGTCAAGCGGATCATTGCACTCAGCCTCACTTCCAGATGAAGTGGGATCATGATTGGGAGTCCGAGGTGGAGATGGGAATGGCACATGCCAGGGCTGGTCCCCCGGGCAACTGACATGTTCGTTTGGAGGGCGTACATCCGACATCTTTAAGTATTGCTGGGGACAATTCACAGCTGATGCctgcaacaaaacaaataaaggtAGATTCAGTCTCCAGTTGTAAACGACAATTGGTTAGCTGTAGTGGAGAATATTTGCGTTTTAGTAAGACTAATTACCTTTCCCGTTAAGAAGGTGCCTCTGTTGCAGTTCTATATAGGAAGGTTCAGTTATATGTACGAACTTATATGAAGTATATTGGGTATTTAGTTGGTGCATTCAATTGATGGGATTGCAAACTACACCATTAACTCATTGGCTGTAATTTACAACAGTACAACATTAcattaacaacaataaaattggcTTCCAAACGACAAAAAAGCAAACCTTAAtgggaaattgaaaattgtggatttcaacccaaaataGGACTATGTAACTAAGCATTTATTGCGAATTTCAGaacagaaaattggaaaatagcgaaattgaaaaattgaaaaataggaaaattggaaaataggaaaagtgaaaacttggagaatgggaaataaggaaacttggaaaattggaaatagaacaaaagaaaaattggcaAATCGGAAATACgaaaaaatggaaagttggaaatttgggaaattgaaaattggaaataggaaaaaaggaaaaattggaaagaggAAACTAGGCAATAGGATTAAATGagacttggaaaattggaaaattggaaaaaggtaaaaaggacacttggaaaataggaaatttgGGGTAATTGGAAATAAAGCAACTTGGAAATTGGNNNNNNNNNNNNNNNNNNNNNNNNNNNNNNNNNNNNNNNNNNNNNNNNNNNNNNNNNNNNNNNNNNNNNNNNNNNNNNNNNNNNNNNNNNNNNNNNNNNNNNNNNNNNNNNNNNNNNNNNNNNNNNNNNNNNNNNNNNNNNNNNNNNNNNNNNNNNNNNNNNNNNNNNNNNNNNNNNNNNNNNNNNNNNNNNNNNNNNNNNNNNNNNNNNNNNNNNNNNNNNNNNNNNNNNNNNNNNNNNNNNNNNNNNNNNNNNNNNNNNNNNNNNNNNNNNNNNNNNNNNNNNNNNNNNNNNNNNNNNNNNNNNNNNNNNNNNNNNNNNNNNNNNNNNNNNNNNNNNNNNNNNNNNNNNNNNNNNNNNNNNNNNNNNNNNNNNNNNNNNNNNNNNNNNNNNNNNNNNNNNNNNNNNNNNNNNNNNNNNNNNNNNNNNNNNNNNNNNNNNNNNNNNNNNNNNNNNNNNNNNNNNNNNNNNNNNNNNNNNNNNNNNNNNNNNNNNNNNNNNNNNNNNNNNNNNNNNNNNNNNNNNNNNNNNNNNNNNNNNNNNNNNNNNNNNNNNNNNNNNNNNNNNNNNNNNNNNNNNNNNNNNNNNNNNNNNNNNNNNNNNNNNNNNNNNNNNNNNNNNNNNNNNNNNNNNNNNNNNNNNNNNNNNNNNNNNNNNNNNNNNNNNNNNNNNNNNNNNNNNNNNNNNNNNNNNNNNNNNNNNNNNNNNNNNNNNNNNNNNNNNNNNNNNNNNNNNNNNNNNNNNNNNNNNNNNNNNNNNNNNNNNNNNNNNNNNNNNNNNNNNNNNNNNNNNNNNNNNNNNNNNNNNNNNNNNNNNNNNNNNNNNNNNNNNNNNNNNNNNNNNNNNNNNNNNNNNNNNNNNNNNNNNNNNNNNNNNNNNNNNNNNNNNNNNNNNNNNNNNNNNNNNNNNNNNNNNNNNNNNNNNNNNNNNNNNNNNNNNNNNNNNNNNNNNNNNNNNNNNNNNNNNNNNNNNNNNNNNNNNNNNNNNNNNNNNNNNNNNNNNNNNNNNNNNNNNNNNNNNNNNNNNNNNNNNNNNNNNNNNNNNNNNNNNNNNNNNNNNNNNNNNNNNNNNNNNNNNNNNNNNNNNNNNNNNNNNNNNNNNNNNNNNNNNNNNNNNNNNNNNNNNNNNNNNNNNNNNNNNNNNNNNNNNNNNNNNNNNNNNNNNNNNNNNNNNNNNNNNNNNNNNNNNNNNNNNNNNNNNNNNNNNNNNNNNNNNNNNNNNNNNNNNNNNNNNNNNNNNNNNNNNNNNNNNNNNNNNNNNNNNNNNNNNNNNNNNNNNNNNNNNNNNNNNNNNNNNNNNNNNNNNNNNNNNNNNNNNNNNNNNNNNNNNNNNNNNNNNNNNNNNNNNNNNNNNNNNNNNNNNNNNNNNNNNNNNNNNNNNNNNNNNNNNNNNNNNNNNNNNNNNNNNNNNNNNNNNNNNNNNNNNNNNNNNNNNNNNNNNNNNNNNNNNNNNNNNNNNNNNNNNNNNNNNNNNNNNNNNNNNNNNNNNNNNNNNNNNNNNNNNNNNNNNNNNNNNNNNNNNNNNNNNNNNNNNNNNNNNNNNNNNNNNNNNNNNNNNNNNNNNNNNGAATTTTCATTGCGTTGGGGTTCACCGGCACTGGAGGAGTAAGCAAATTTCGAATTTTGTCAACAATAAGGGAAATGGAACTTATGAGGGTGGCGTATTTTTGTTATTAAGGTAACCGATGGGGTGGGCCTGTTGttgtattatgtaagtttGGAAATAGGATTTTGTGGAATGATGAAGcctctttttgtatttgtgcGTATACAGTTTATCGGTGTCCAGTTCAGTGGCGATATAGCAGCaataactatacaataaacatCGTATAATGGCAATATTATGTCAATAAGAGTACAATAGAGTGATGATAGAGTTACAATATGATCCTATTACAGTACGTACTGCATcataatgtttttaaaattatttggtccaaaaaaatactaataaataaacaaaaaattaattacaacCTGGAAAAGGATGAATTATACATCCCTTAAAAGACATATGGCCTACAGTACAgaccttcaaaatgaactctacatatatatatatatataatgcatgccttgTAGCACCATCACATCCCCCCCCAAATTACACAAACATgacaccccaaaacctcatgctCCTTCCTCTTTCAACCCCTAAATTATCCATTGGATGCCCAATACTAGATGACTGCTTGGGGGATGGGATACCCTGCAACTCCATAACAGAATTGGTAGGGGAGAGTGGTTCTGGGAAGATTCAGCTTTGTCTCCAACTTACGGTACGAGCTCAACTCCCACCCTCACATGGCGGACTAGGGGGCTCCTCCGTCTACGTATTCACAGAATTCAGCTTCCCATTTCGTCGATTGCAACAACTAAGCAACCTTTATCATGCATCATACCCCAACTTAATAAGGTTGGAGCCATTGGAAGACATATATGTTCATGGTGTTCATGATGCTCAACAACTCATCCATGTCCTTGGAGACATAGAAGCATTTATTGCCATTGATCACACCCCCCTGCCTGTGAAACTCATTGTCATTGATTCCATTGCTGCATTGTTCCAATCACAGTATCAGACAACACAAGCAGATTTGAAACGGCGGTCTGAAATGTTCTTCAACATATCTGGGACATTGAAGGGTTTAGCAAATAAGTTTGGGTTGGCGGTGGTTGTCACCAACCAAGTGGTTGATTTTATTGGGCCACATGATAAAGTGAATGGGGTGAGGTTGGGAAACTTGGAGTCCCTGGACACATCAGGCAGACGGGTGAGTCCAGCTTTGGGACTGGCTTGGGCACATTGCATAAATTCAAGAGTGTTCTTGGCAAGACATGAGCAATCTATTGAGGTTAACATTCGTAATGCTCCTTCAACAAGTATATGTAGTCAAACACATAGGACATTTCACCTTGTATTTGCCCCACATCTGGCCTATGCATCGGCCAAATTTGTAATCAGAAAAGAAGGTATAGTCGGAGTATCACAGTAACTGTGTAATATAGGAATTCTAAGAACTTTAATGATTTGGATCCATTTGGAATTACATTCCAGTCCCTTTAATTTCGCACTCAAATTATAATAGCAATCTGGAAGCAATACCAGTACAATAAAAGTTcaatataatagcaatctATCAGCAATAGAGCATGCTGTAGCAATGCAACCcaaattatgcaaatttaaaagaattcccATTCAACATAACACGAAACCcaccataaataaaagtagAGTTTACATGACCTACCAAAGCAACACAAATCATATTGTCTAAGATACATTGCGCAatggaatattatttttacagGTGCTTTTATTGTGGCATGCGGAACCGCACCTTGAGCACTTTCTTCTAATGGTGCCCTCTCCTTGCGAGGGAATTCTTATCTTCTTTCGTCTGCCTGGCACGACCCTTGCCATCAGAGGCAGCACAATTCGACTTCGAACATCTTCAGGAATATCCCACATTCCGTGAGGTTGTACCGGGTAGATGCTATCCGAATAAGCATCCATCCAGGTTTTCCGAGTGTAATACCGAGAAGCCTTTGCGTATACATTTACTTTCAAGAACCGGCAAACTGCAACTACATGCTTGCAAGGTAGCTGCTCAAGCTGAAACTTTCTAAAACTACAACTGTTGTTCGTCAAATCTACGAGGCCGTCCATATCACCGTCCAAAACATTAAACTATGCATTATTTACTTTAACCACATTCATCCTTGTAGCATCCTCCAACCTGTTCCTCAacttcttctctccaaaattgGGGCACAATGTTGTTGTGCAATTCAAAGCCAACTCACGACGTTCGGTGAACCATTTCACAAGGAGATTAACAATTTCCCCTATCAAATGAACCACTGACAGCATCCTTGCAAACCTAAGGACTGAGTTGATTGACTccgcaatatttgttgtcaTTACATTGTAGCGGCGTCCATCCATGTGAGCTCTAGACCACTTATGTAACCCTGCCTCTTCAAGATATTGAGCAACATGTTCCTTTCGCTTGATCTTGCGAAAATGACAATCAAATTCAGCAGTGGAATAAGATTTTGCAGCCTGCTCAAAGTGCATAAGTATGTGATCATGCTTTTTCAACTTGCAAGTGCGTTTCATGTTCCCCTTCATATGATAAAAGCATATGCCATGTTGTGCAGTTGGACAAATTTTGTTCCACACATTCTCTATGCTAACATTGCGATAAGAAATAATAACAAGATTGGGACACTCACCAATGGCTTCATGAAGTTTAGTGAAAAACCAATGCCATGATGCATCCGTCTccaaatccccgatcccaAAAGCAAGAGGATATATATTTCGATTACCATCGAATGCATTTGCTACAAACATAACACCCTTGTACTTGGATTTTAAATGAGTGGCATCCACGGCTATCACTGGGTGCATGGAAGAACGGAACCCTCTAATACATGCGCCAACcgccataaataaatacataaagtGATTGTTCTCATCAGTTTGGATGTGTGTTTTTGTGCCGGGATTCATACGCTCCAATTCATAGCAATAAGCTAGAAGGATATAATATGCCTCCTCCACTGATCCTCTAATGGACAATAGAGCTAACTCCCTTGCTTTCCAAGCTTTCGAATAATGGATGGTGCAACTAAAGTTGTGTTTCACATCTCTCATAATGTCACTTGGTGTGTATATTGTCCGAGAATCCTTCAACTTCCTTTTAAGTGAAGTGGCTACAAGTGTTGCGGTTGCTTGACGATGCTTGTCACTTACGAACCTCAAATCACATTCATGGACAGTTGTACACCTCACAATCATGAAGCTGTATTCTCCAATTCTCGATGCTCGGACCCGCCATGGGCATGGACGTTGACAACAAACCACAAGCAACCTCTTAGTGCAAGAGAATTGCACCTTAAATTCAAAGTGGCCTTTTAATGCTGTCAACTGTAACTCCGTCAACAATTCTTTCTTACTAAAGAAA
It encodes:
- the LOC109948098 gene encoding DNA repair protein XRCC3 homolog is translated as MTPQNLMLLPLSTPKLSIGCPILDDCLGDGIPCNSITELVGESGSGKIQLCLQLTVRAQLPPSHGGLGGSSVYVFTEFSFPFRRLQQLSNLYHASYPNLIRLEPLEDIYVHGVHDAQQLIHVLGDIEAFIAIDHTPLPVKLIVIDSIAALFQSQYQTTQADLKRRSEMFFNISGTLKGLANKFGLAVVVTNQVVDFIGPHDKVNGVRLGNLESLDTSGRRVSPALGLAWAHCINSRVFLARHEQSIEVNIRNAPSTSICSQTHRTFHLVFAPHLAYASAKFVIRKEGIVGVSQ